The Stigmatella aurantiaca DW4/3-1 genome contains the following window.
CGCTGCCGACCTCGGTGAAGGCGACGGGCGCGGCGGCCTGCCAGCGCAGGAGCGCGCCGATGACGGCCGCGCGCGAGCTGCCCGCGTCCAGGTCCGGCGTGGAGTTGAGGAAGGCGAAGGTGAGGTTGGTCTGAGGCCAGCTGCTCACGGTGGTGAACGATTCGGGGCCGGAGCCCGCCGAGCGGGCGGTGAAGCCATACAGGTCCGGCGAGCTGCACCGCGAGCGGTGCATCAGCGCGCGCGTCGCCGCGTCCAGCTCCCCGGTGACGGGCAGGCCCTGCGCCTCCTGGAAGCGCTGGAGGCCGGCCTCCAGGGCGTCGTCGAAAACATCGGGCCGGGCGGGCTCGCGCGCCACGGCGGGGCGGAAGCCCGGGTACTCGCGGGCCAGCTCCGCGTTGGGGAAGTAGCCATGGGCCTGGAGGTGGCGGAAGGCCTCCTCCACCTGCGGCCCGCGCGAGCCCTTGCGCGCGACGGGGACGACGTCGGCCGCGGACGCCACCGCGCCGCCCAGGGTTCCCAGCAGGACGACGGATCGAAGAAGCGTGGGGATGGAACGCAACGTGTGCACCTTTCGCATGGACCCTCCCGACACCGGGAAGGCGCGCCCGTTGTAGCGGGCGCGTCTGACAGACCCAAAGCCGTCAAATCCGTTAAATCGGTGACACACGAAAGCCGTCAATCGGCGGGAGCCGGGGGTTTTCTAGAAGTAATACCACCGGTAGGTGGTGCCTCCCGCGTTCGAGCACAGCAGGGCGTCGGGGCGGCCGTTGTTGCAGCAGGACAGCTGCTGGCCCGCGGTGGTGCAGATCTTGTTCGAGTACGCGCTGCACGCAGGCAGGTTGCCGCACCCGCAGGCGTAGAACGTGCCGCCGCACGTCACGCCCTGGTTGTCGGTCGCTGAGCAGTTGGAACCCGTACAGGAGACGGACGTCCCGCCGGGGCAGGACGCGGTACAGGAGCTGAGCTGGGAGACCGTGGCCGGCGCGTCGGTGTCGGGCGCGGTCTCGGGCTCGGTGACGGGCCCTCCACAGCCCAGGAGGGAGAGTCCGACGAAGACCAGCATCGTTGCCAAGGACCGCTTCATGAGAAACCCCAAGGGCGCTGCGAGTGGAGCACCGACGCTACCACCGCTTAGGCCGGAGGCTTCACCACACCATGGGGTCCAGCAAGTGCTCCAGCGCCTTCGCGGGCTCCTCGCACAGGCCCGCGTGCACCAGGCCCGTCTGGAGCATGATGCCGCTCGGATTGTGGTCCGACGAGCCGAAAGACATCGCGAGCGCTCGAAGAGTCTTCGAAGCGGAGATCCGGCCGAACATCCTCGAACTCGACGAAGTTATAGAGCGCGTGGAAGAGGCGATGGAGGACGCGCGCGAAGACGACGAAGACGAAGACGACGGCGAAGGTGTCTGCATCCAGTGTGGGGATGGCGATGACGACCGAAAATGGGCTCGGTACGGCGACGAGGACTGCGAAGACAATGACTGCCACGGCTGCGGAGACGCGTATCCGGCCACGATGCGGAAGCCTCTCTGCCGCGATTGCTACTGGTAGACAGGGAGTCTCGCGCCGCACCGCTCGCCTCCCAGGGTGACCGGAGCCGCACCCGCGCGGTCCGGTCACCGGAGCATCACTGGATCGACAGCGCCCAGCCGTAGCTGCCGTTCGACCCGAGGGAGATCAGGGTCGCCTTGCAGACAGCGGAGCCCTTCTTGCTGGTCCCCGTGCCTTTCGGCGTCCAGTACCCGGAGGTCCCCAGGAGAGGGTTGGGCGGAGTGTAAATGCTGCTCAGGTTGAAGCCACAGGTCTTGGTGCCGTTGGTGTAATCGAACGCCACGGCGGTGTTGTTGCCACAGTCGGTCTGGTGCACCGGCGAGATGCCGTTGGCCGCAACCGAAGAGAGGGCCGGAATGACCGACGAGCACGCGTTGGGGAAGGTGCTCGTGATGGTGGACGTGGTCTTGTTTTCGATGGTGAAGGTCAGGGTGGCCGCTTGCGCGGAACCCACGCCCAGGACCGCCACGGACAGCGACGCCAGCAGGGAAGAGGTCTTCATCAATAGACTCCCAAAATGAGGGGACTCGGTTTTGCTGCGCGAGGACTTAAGCGACCCGCCTCATTCTGTCCAGAAACCAACTCTCATTGAGAGTGTAACTGATCGACGATGCGCGCCCATGTGTTTTGCCAACCGGCTTCCACACCTTGCCTCTTCAGGCCCTGAGCGAATGAGCTGCCCACCTGCCTGCTGTGTCTGGCTTGCCTACTGGGCAAGGAAGCAGGGGGTTGGCATTTCGAGGAACAAATCAACTCCAGTAAAGTGGCTGGCCAATAGAAGCGGAGGTTGATGAATGAGCAGCGTTGGTGGTTCGACGGACAGGGGCAGTGGTGCTGGGCGTGCGAATGACTGCGCTCGTGCGGAAAAGGCCGCGCAGTCCGCAGACAAAACCGTGGCATGTCAGGTGGAAGAGGTGACTGCCCAAGCGGCTGGACCGGCGAAGCAGGCGCAGCAGGGCTTCTCCCTCGGTGACCTCTTCGAGCACAAGCCTGGCCAGCGAGAGCGAGCCTTGAATGTCACCATGGAGGCGCCTCCAGGCTCTGTAGGTGCGGCCATCAACTCACCGCTCGCAATCGCCACTTTGGCGGTTGGTGGTGTTTGTGCAGGGAACGCGGGTGATTTTTATGAGAGCCAGCGGCCTTTACTGAATAGTCCCGCCACCCCGGAGAACATCGATACTTTCGCGCGGTTGGAGACCGCGAACTTCGCGGCGCAGGAGGATTGTTCCCGGAATGTGGGAGGACTGCTGAGCGCTCAGGACCGAGCAGCCATCATCCAAAAGAGCGCCGAGATCAATCAGCACCAGGGAGATTGGATCCGCCAAACCATTAATTTTGTGGCCGATCCCTTCCGCTCCATTTTTAAGTTCTAGCAGGCCGCTGAACAACAAGAGCAAGAGCAGCTTCTTTCTATCGAGGAAGCTACGCGGATCTCGTCCTGGAGTGCCGACCTTCTCATACCACTCCAGCGCACGGCGGACGCTACCCTTCACCTCATCCCCGCGTGCGTAACACACTCTCAGATTGCAGTATCCGCGGTCGCGGTAGGGACGGCCCTTACCGGGCCGCCCCCCGCACAGATCCCAGCGAGCGCTGCTAACGCACTGGGCTCTTGCCTTGGGTCCTGACGCGGAAGCGCTCGATGGGCCAGGGATGCAGAATCCGGGGCATTGGGAGCCAGCGTCCGGACAGCTCGCGCATTCTCTCCCAGGTCATCCGGTCTCGCTGGCTGCGGCGGCGCAGGGCATACAGCCAGTGCCGCGTCACCTGCGTCCGGAACGCCTGGAGGGTATGCACGTTGCTCGGCACTGCATGGTAGGCGAAGTAGCCCCTCACCAAGCTGCCGAGCCACTGTCCTTGGGCTGGAAGAGGTTGATGTCGGCGTCGCTGCAGCTCGGTCTTCACCTCGCGCAGCTTGTCCCGCATCCGTTGACGCATCGTTCGGCGCTTCAGCAGAAATCTCCCCGTCCGGGTCCTCGCGCAGATGTGCGTGAAGCCCAGGAAGTTGAAGGTCTCCGGCCGTCCCTGGTCGCGTTCCCGACGACGCTCGGCCGCATAGAGCCCGAACTCGATGAGTCGCGTCTTCTCAGGGTGCAACTCCAGCGCGAAGCTACGCAGCCTTTCG
Protein-coding sequences here:
- a CDS encoding DUF3037 domain-containing protein → MSFGSSDHNPSGIMLQTGLVHAGLCEEPAKALEHLLDPMVW